DNA sequence from the Vanessa tameamea isolate UH-Manoa-2023 chromosome 21, ilVanTame1 primary haplotype, whole genome shotgun sequence genome:
aagtattattaaaatttgtagtagggttattaatattttttgagttgTATTAagttaatgatattaataaaataattttgttaataatttaatttatatatattttagatcgtAAATATACATGAACAGTAGTTaacgtaaagtaaataattgttatttatccgttaaaagtatattataaaattagttatattatttataataaattttagttatttaaactaATCTTGTATTTATCTCTCGCTAGGAACGTTAGTTGCTAATTGATATATAAAGACCAATTGGTCTTGAATTACCTATTGTAAAAACAACGATTATTTAGGAACAAGCTTgaatcaagaaaatatattcgaatCGAAAGTCGTATTTGAttcgaatatatatacatttcatacTTATTTTTGCCCAAATATTCGATATCCCGGGCGATAAAATGTAaagttgattaaatttattcgttcatttttatttcatctcgACTCGCTgttggtattaataaataattgaaaatatattttatttatattcataatattataaagaggtaaaatttgtttgtttgtatgtatataatctcaggaactagtaagccaattctaaaaaaaaaaaagtaactggtAGAAATCCACCTTATTTCTGATTTATATAGggttatcaattatatttatatcttataattttctttattaatacaatgcacccgtgcgaagctggggcggatcgtaagttttatttatattgtccttaattataatatatattatgtttatacaaacatttagAATATCTATcggaaagattaaaaaaaaaaattccatcCGTCTGTTCCAAcgtcgattattattattattcttatcaaatttaatactgaactattatttattggattattatattagtatttaatattttatttatttcgaaatatatcTAGTTCGTTAGCTTAAATGATATTTCACGTTCGTTAATAATGTTTCTTGTTGCGTGCATAGGTGGAAAATACTCATCCGGTCAGTACACGTACAAGATCTACCATCTGGCATCTAAGGTGCCCGCGTTTATCCGAATGCTGGCGCCGAAGGGCTCCCTAGAAGTGCACGAAGAGGCATGGAACGCGTACCCGTACTGTCGGACCGTGCTCacggtaaatatatattattatttttattatatataacgacGACATGCTCAAGTAAGACTAACCATCTGCGCAGAGCATATTGTCTTACAAATGTGTGCTCAAATACATGTGAACTCTTATAATTCGATGGGGCGGAAATTTCGACACGACAAAGAAAACACACGATTTTCTGAGCTGAATGTAAACATTGTCGACTTCAAGACCCGGGATGCCCCTGTCCGGGTTGGCTGCTGTTGTTCTATTTACTTGTACATATTGGCCTTTATTTGCATGTGAAACAACTATATATGTCTCTAAATGCTTAATAGAAAACAATACTTAAAGTTACGTCATTAAATCTCTTTTTCCAAAAATACCGTTTCGGCGCTTTAGCTCTTCTTCCGTTCCAATAAcgatataatcatttaaaaatgtcaaggtatattaatatataaaatataaatgtgtaataaaaatGCTATAATCTGTGCGAGTAAATtatgaagatatatttattgtttaatagaataaattttatacattgtattttattaaaataagatttatgcGTTGTTGTATCAAaatgagttattatttttttttttttcataccaGTTTGTAATAGGAGATTGTTTACTTTTAGAATCCTGGATAcatgaaggaaaacttcgtcaTCTGCATAGAGTCCTTGCATTTACCGGACGCAGGCGACCAGCAGAATGTAAGTAtatcttttcaaatataaaaacattctaaCCCCACtcatctaccgccaaacagcaatgcttggTACAGTAGGGTGAGCCAATGTTGGTCGCGCATTGGCGATACAgaggttggttaatatttcttacagtggcaaTATCTAAGCGCCGTGATGtctacttaacatcaggtggtctatttggttcaatgaatatattacggaaaatatataaaaatcatcctACTATCGATAACAACATTGGACTTTAATTggatttaatatgaatataaagtcgaaaagccaaataaacaacatttgacagcaaattgacgcgataccaTCGGTCGAGTCGAGaacttgattaatatatgatGTCCACAGTGGCTTTGCgataaaatggcgttttgaatgtcgacgaaacttatcggaattttggaagtaaaatgaaagtgaaaataagtagttaagtgcaacagtgtcgtattatttataaataaatatatattgatcatAATCTCTTAGTAGTGAAAAATATCACTGTGTTATAAGAATATCTCATGGAATACGTAagtcaaaggtttgtttatcttttttcgtacttccattggaataggttatagatatatatttatccgtatctaaaattttgtaatatcaaGAAACTTAGTTGAGCTAatgtaagaaaaatttaaactacCTAAACTCACTGAAGTCAACCCTTATCGTCGATAAGTTACTTATCGCATAATATCGGTAATTTTTCGTTAACGTTTATAATCAGCGATTAGAGTTGCCGTTAAATGCAGAATTCTAGAAATTCTTTTAGCTTTTCAATTACGCCTCGTAAATACTATTCGTTGGCAAAACGAATTATTTCAATGTACGTACATTGATCTTGCATATTGCAATAAAACCTCGAatcgaatattaataatgttttgatcAGTTTCAAAGTGCTCATGATAAATGGAATGACTGCAAATTAACCCAAGTATTGGAGGTCAAGTGGAGATGAATAGGTATTTTATTGAggttcttataattaaattatgtactgAATCGTCGGTGTACCCAATTAAAGTTGGATGTCGGAGATTATTTAGttcaatttttaattctaaactaagagaaaaataaagcaataccTTATTTCAATAGTTAATTTGAATTACCAATGTTCCTATTTACAATTTCCTCCAGTTCAGCCTAAAGCTTGTGctaggggtcaggatcgaaccagggtaactactgagtttcttgccggtactTCTCGTTCGAAGACTCTTTCGatgctttacgtttaatatgtTTCTGTTCGTTCTGTAAAAAGATCACTCAAAAGTGCATGACAAAGCTTGAAGGAAGTAAATTTTGATCAAAAAAGAGTCTGGTTGTCACAGGTAGGTTTAGGTATTCTGACGTTGAAATTTAtggttattgaatatataatgaaagaATATAAACAATAGTTAGCGGTAACGCCATACGAGGCGATCTCACCCTTAAAGGACGGCAACAGACGTTTCACATCAAAACacgaatgatttattaaatagacgTTTAATTGGGTCCCGTTTTCTGAGTTACAATTTGACTACGTGTAGTCTCTTATTGGCAGATTATAAATTACCAGAGTTCTATTGTGAATGATTTTATGCGTGATCGTGTATGAGGGATATTTATCTCGTACGGTCAGCTCCGTCTTAAGTACAATAAGGGCTCAGGTGCAAGCAGTCTTCTGGCGATCTTTTCTgattcaaaaaatgttttttaagtgATCTTATACGCCGCCTCGCCTTTGATCTTTGACATGACCATCGTTGATGCGCCACCTAATGTATGGTCCCTTGGTTTGTTGCACACCATGGGTTAAGTTATTGCTAGTAACAGTAGATAACGAACAAGAGTTTtcttcaaataaacatttgatttGTGTTGATTTATGAATATTGACAACATGCGAgtctgtttttataattcatgacGCGCTCGGACCTCGGAGGTGAAGGGAAACGTCGTGAGAAAACTGGCATGTgtcgaataaaatattgctacatacatatgtaggtGTTGTAGACAAAGTTCCAAATCTTCCGAAGGAACGAAGTAGGTATTTGGCCGGAAGTGGCATTTTACGggtgcttttttttaaaatacaaaataaatatgtataaaataacagtataaagtatcttttttatttaatcgtttcaAGGATCAATTAGAGTTGTTAAGATACAAAAAGAAACatgtcataatttataaatggccGCTCGTTTCACCTTATTTCCTTCTTATTTATTAAGTGTCATTACGTTGTTACGTGAGCGGTATTGATTGCTTCTCAGACCAGCCTCGTGGCCTCCGCTCAGTTCTACAGAAAGAAgcttacaaaagaataaaaataattaaaacattttttgtattggCATTGTTtggtattaatatacatatatacaagtatataacaTATCgagtatatgtattaatattcaaGATATGAGAACTAGTTCTCCAAGTAAGGGCGGTCGtaagttttaggtataaaaaagtagcccttCCTTGGATTTCAAGTTAATGAACCTTTCATTaaatttggttcagtagtttagcTTTATAATATCGTTAACagtatcagcctgtaaattttttattgctgggcttaggcctctccctttgaggagaaggtttggagcatattccaccacgctgctccaatgcgggttggtagatacacatgtgtcagaatttcgttaaaattagacacatgcaggtttcctcacaatgttttccttcatcgccgagcacgaaatgaattataaacactaagtaagcacatgaaaattaagtggtgcttgcctgggtttaaacccgcaatcatcgattaagatgcacgcgttctaaccactgtgccatctcggctccatatATTGTTATAGATTATTCCGGCGTGTAAATTGTTATAGattaacaacaggcacaagagacattaaCATCTTAGCCTTCAGGTTaggtaaggaatgtttaaaatttcttacagtgccaaagtCTATCGGTAGTGTGGCCCAACAGCCCGCCTACATGTTCCATATAATAAAATGCTTCGTTCAAAGTTTATAACGTAATACATATTTGTCAGGTTCACGAATTGCCGCCAGAGAAGCTAAAGACCCGCGAGGTGGTCAACATCGACATCGCAAACGACCCGCTCCCCAGCGCCGACTACAAGCCCGAGACCGACCCGACCAAGTTCAAGTCCGCGAAGACCGGCCGCGGCCCGCTCGTCGGCCCGGCCTGGAAGAACGAAGTGAAGCCGGTCATGACGTGCTACAAACTAGTCACCGCCGAGTTCAAGTGGTTCGGCTTACAGGTCATTATCATTACTCATTTCTGATTCGAGTTTAGCTTCCAGGTGTCGCTAGACATCCTCTTCTTCTTCGTGTGCTTTATTATTGAAGGTCGTGCTTCTCCTTACCAGAGGGTAGGTAACCGACCGCGTGATCTTTTGACTTCGATTTTCCCTACTTTGTGTTAAACATATTCGGTACAATATTGTGCTCGACGTGAGTTGTGgaggtattttttaataattttggaaATGTTCACCGATTTAACAGGCTTATTTCCAATATTTAGGAGGATTAACTTAACCACATTGTTCAAATTgaaacgccaaacagcaataatcagcatttttatgttccggtttgaaggaatggttaatatttcttactgcgttAAAGTCTATGAGCGATATTGACCGAACTAGATTAAACCGACTAGTCATACGTTAACACGAGTGCACTCTCATAAGCCGTTGGGGACGACGAATGCGAGACGACCGGAGGATTGACACGCATCACCAAGGGGTTTATCTGATATCCACGAGTTTCTGAGAATTTCTTAGaagaaagatttttaaaaaatatgccatCAACTCGCTTATCACTTACTCAGTTAAATATCAAAGAGAAATAAAGTATTAAGATCGATTTGTATAGAGCGATTTATTAAACACGGTTCTTACATAACACGAGAACAGCCGTATATTAACACGATGCATCAcacattaagtaaattaatgcaCGCTGGAAATACGGGCTGATTCAAAAGGCAGTCGGTCGGAAGACGaataatattttgcatttttttttttaaatatgttttaaaaacgaCGTTTTTATACGTGTTGTCCGTTTGTAATCgatacacattgctgacgatgTCGGAAAGTAACCAATGGCACGTATCATGTCTGTGGAGTACTACTACCTACTTGCTGTGTTCGATAGTAATGCTCTCAAATGAAATCGTGTGGGCTCTATGCGTGCTAGCTTAGTGCTATAACGTAGAAATCTGTTTCTTTTAAGAATGAAGTCATTACGCGAACATTGCTTGGTCACGTAGCTTAAGTCGTGGTAGGTATTGGCATGGAAACCCTTAGCAAATAACATATTCTAAACTTAGTCAATAcaattgtataatgtttttttatttttttaaaacaaatatcactACTTATTACTTTCTTAAATACAACtcaactttttaatttcttcgGCTTTAaagtgtagattttttttttagatcggCCTGTATATAGTTCTAATCACATTTTGTTAACACAATTTAGCAGCATTGAGCGTTGTAATGCGCAAGACGGACACGAGTATTGAGTAACGATAATACTTAGAATAGtttgagttttttaaataagtttttcaattcttatgcaattgtttttatttttttttaattaatttccgtTTTGGTTGTTCGTAAATCGAATTTGTAGAGCCATCTATGTAACAGATATGTATTTGcatagtatttaatttgttggtgaaggaaatatatataatagggtATAAAAATGCACATGGGACATAGTATGTCATGGTGTATGGAATGTCTTACATGTCTATGGGTGAAGGTTACTAACCTTCACTTGACACTTGGTCgtcttatttctaaatatatagtCTATGCATAAAGATCGAAGTTCGTCCGTAGTCAGAATTTAAGGATGACATATGCCCCggtaatattaaagaaaaggaCCTCCTTACACCAGCAGTACAGATAAGACTTTACTGTATGTGTATTAATGTTCCCTTAtcgactatattattatttactctcAAAAATTCTTTTATTGAAAACCCAAAAAAGGTACTGAaggttttttatcatatttgtataaatatattcagtctTATACGATCTTAACgcaatgacaataaaatatataatgacttttaaatattataaatgtaattataataaagtatttctcTAGTGTTTATTCGACTTGTacgttgtaaagtaaatatataataattctttcaaaactacacatttctatgtaatataataagattaccATAAGCTGTATGATTTACTTTAGTATATAAggttatatgatttaaattgtcccataatataacatatatatataactgttcCCACGTGATGTGGGGGTGGGGTGTATGTGGAATTTGCCGGTACCCAGGATGCCTAGTGAGGgtctagtacaccggaatactcGCTAAAAGAACCACCCTTATCATCTGTTTCGCCACGCTTTCGCATACTACCGTGAGATATATATACAGCCTATTCTGATTGCAGaagtaatgataattaaaattttgacctTGATTTCgagcgacatcattggtcgacattttttaaatttgttgtaataaataaaaaatataaaaaaaaaatcgtaacttgagaagtaatattaaaagtggTTACAAGTAGCCGAGTTggatagtgttgtgttatatataaagatatattaatcgagaattgtttgtattgtataatgtaaatctaaggtttgttaatatttacttcTTCTGACATTGCAATATACTAAACGTTACCTGTGAGTGTGTCATGTCGTGTCTGTTAAGCTGTAAAGTAACATCACCTTATTTCAGTTCCGGTACAttgaatatgaatgaaatatgaGTTTGTCGACCTGTATATCTAActtgcttttttttttgtataacggTCGTACTCGAGAGAGTTGAATTTTGTACACGTATCGGTTCAATTAACGaattttatgcatttattttCAGAGCAAAGTTGAAAGTGTGATCCAGAAGTCAGAGAGACGACTGTTTACCATATTCCAcaggtaattataaattttaatgtcgtTTTATGTTTTAGTGTCGTTAGTTGAACGgacaatatgtaaatattgcGTCTGATTAATACTGGCCTATTAATACTTTCGTCGTGAGGGATTGGTACCAAACCAACCTTATTCCCTGCTAAAATGAGGACAGCAAAATTGTACCAGCCTACCACCAGAtaacatagaataaaattttacaaatcttAAATCGGCAGTGATTTtcccaaaattaaaaaactaaaattgtatttattttttaatttccaggCAGGTATTCTGCTCCATGGACGACTGGTACGGCATGACGATGGCGGACATCCGAGCTATTGAAGATCGTACTAAAGAGGAATTGGAAAAGCTTCGTCGTGAGGGAGAAGTCCGCGGAATGCGCGCCGATAACGAGTAATAGGCGCGTGCGAGTTGTGCGTGCGTGCACACGGCGTGCAAACACGCGTGCGTGCGAGCGGCGCCGGGCGCGGGAATCATAGCTAGCTAGCAAGTCAACAATCACAATCCAATTTCATGTACGAAGTATCACGTATACTACTCGACGACATaagttgtaataatatattcaatttcacTATAATCGATGTATTAGCCGTTCCCGCGTTTCGAGGGCGCTCGCACAATGCCCGAGCCTCAAAGTCAGAGATTGCGTTTCAAAACGACTGCAGGCAGTCTAAAGCTCATTATTTACACTACGTATTATATGTACTATGTTAGGTCGTTTTCCGAATATAActgttaacttttaaataatattgactcGGTATTATCCATGGAAAAATCTTGatgtttatgaatatttcaatCTCGTTGCGTAGACTTAGAAGAATCATTTATTGACGATTTTCACATTGcacaatataatgtatatacatacatatatatatatatatatatattataaattaacattacaagCAATATGGTTtagtattaacataatattaatgaaaggaaagttcataaaatgtataagaaaaagTTATTCGTGGCCTATACATTCGAACGCCGATCTCGTTTGATGCAAGGGCATACCTTACCATTagcaaaataatttcattgagATGTGGTAtagatactatttaaataataataagtggaTGTAGTCAGTGGTTAAAGGTAGTGTGGTCGTtacgtaacaaaaataattcaaaataaattttttagACAAATACTAGCTACGATTATTGATCGAATATATTAATGGCATTTTAGGtccgattttaaatattttcgctgtttaataaataacattctaCTATAAGTGAACACCCGTCTAGGGCGGGTATCGTTTGGCTGTTGTGTATTATATTACGATAGATATAAAATGATTCATATTGCATATCTATGGCCTGGTGCTGAAGGGTTCGAAGTGAATTATTGGacaaatcgtttaaaaaattgCTTAAGACGGCGTAACGTTATTGCGATTACCAAACAAGATCCAAACGACATATGTCCATTATTTCTATTCTGATTACCGAAAGTAAGTGTAATTGATATATGACCTTTTGGAACTAGGCCAAAGATATAATTTCGCGTAATAGTTTTTTTGAATTAGTTGAGACACGAATGTTTAAGGGAAAAATTAATTGGTGCAATATATATTCGTATTCTATCGACGGCATCCTTAGATATATAAATGGTAGCTCggatacttattttatatataggggGTGTTGCAAGGTGAAttttggaatattatttattaaatgtgtcGGTTCGGT
Encoded proteins:
- the Vib gene encoding phosphatidylinositol transfer protein alpha isoform isoform X2 — translated: MLIKEYRVTLPLTVEEYQVAQLYCVAEVSKNETGGGEGIEVIKNEPFKDYPLLGGKYSSGQYTYKIYHLASKVPAFIRMLAPKGSLEVHEEAWNAYPYCRTVLTNPGYMKENFVICIESLHLPDAGDQQNVHELPPEKLKTREVVNIDIANDPLPSADYKPETDPTKFKSAKTGRGPLVGPAWKNEVKPVMTCYKLVTAEFKWFGLQSKVESVIQKSERRLFTIFHRQVFCSMDDWYGMTMADIRAIEDRTKEELEKLRREGEVRGMRADNE
- the Vib gene encoding phosphatidylinositol transfer protein alpha isoform isoform X1; the encoded protein is MLIKEYRVTLPLTVEEYQVAQLYCVAEVSKNETGGGEGIEVIKNEPFKDYPLLAGADRGKYSSGQYTYKIYHLASKVPAFIRMLAPKGSLEVHEEAWNAYPYCRTVLTNPGYMKENFVICIESLHLPDAGDQQNVHELPPEKLKTREVVNIDIANDPLPSADYKPETDPTKFKSAKTGRGPLVGPAWKNEVKPVMTCYKLVTAEFKWFGLQSKVESVIQKSERRLFTIFHRQVFCSMDDWYGMTMADIRAIEDRTKEELEKLRREGEVRGMRADNE